The following are from one region of the Vibrio parahaemolyticus genome:
- the yccS gene encoding YccS family putative transporter, with protein MQAASKFRLYWANKTINYSILILITLLGVVIPAWYFGQNTLITPLILGVIAAALAESDDSFMGRIKALILTFICFAVAAFSIEILFHTPWLFATGLFISTFGFIMLGAIGPKYASIAFGSLLIAIYTMLGAHESTNIWFQPLLLLTGAAWYYFMSMIWQMFWPLQPVQLSLANVFLALANYLDAKAKLFHPVTNLAPQPMRIEAARLNAATVTALNACKATLLTRSKRGHVDGPSDRFLNIYFIAQDIHERVSSSHYRYQDLATEFERSDVLFRFKYLLETQAQACRDIAQAIQLGNEYTHTDESILALAELQNSLAYLEEQQQGHWKRLLMQLTYLFNNLATVEKQLNNINNPDAERLEEDTLADTNPHTLKAMWQRISANLHKDSMLFRHALRMSIALTIGYGIIQLFDIDRGYWILLTTLFVCQPNYSATRQKLTARVIGTLAGLLIGVPLLTFFPSQESQLVFIVVSGVMFFAFRMNNYGYATGFITLLVLFLFNQLGEGYAVVLPRLADTLIGCALAVAAVMFILPDWQSRRLHKVMSDAIDANKQYLDQIIGQYRIGKKDNLSYRIARRQAHNNDATLTSAISTMLAEPGKYRAAVDESFRFLTLNHAMLSYISALGAHRTRIEDESIHKLVLDAHRCIHQHLDVLHQQLHQHCEECDLSNIDDAGLEQRLNEWRDEDDSSARMVLQQLHLIYRMLPELHSLASKFAVRVN; from the coding sequence GTGCAAGCAGCTTCTAAATTTCGCCTCTATTGGGCAAATAAAACCATTAACTACAGCATTCTTATATTGATCACCCTGTTGGGTGTCGTTATTCCTGCTTGGTACTTCGGACAAAACACCTTGATCACACCTCTCATACTAGGTGTGATTGCCGCTGCACTAGCGGAAAGTGATGACAGCTTTATGGGACGAATCAAAGCTCTGATTCTCACGTTTATCTGTTTCGCGGTTGCGGCCTTCTCTATTGAAATACTGTTTCACACCCCTTGGCTGTTTGCCACGGGTCTGTTTATTTCCACGTTTGGCTTTATCATGCTTGGCGCAATTGGGCCAAAGTATGCCAGTATCGCATTTGGTTCGTTGCTGATCGCCATTTACACCATGCTCGGCGCGCACGAAAGCACGAATATTTGGTTCCAGCCGTTGTTACTGCTAACTGGTGCCGCTTGGTATTACTTTATGTCGATGATCTGGCAAATGTTCTGGCCGTTGCAGCCGGTACAATTAAGCCTCGCGAACGTGTTTCTTGCGCTTGCTAATTATCTCGATGCCAAAGCCAAGCTTTTCCACCCAGTCACGAACCTTGCACCGCAACCAATGCGTATTGAAGCGGCTCGCCTTAATGCTGCAACGGTCACCGCACTCAATGCGTGTAAAGCAACGCTACTCACCCGTTCCAAGCGTGGTCATGTAGACGGCCCAAGTGACCGATTCTTGAATATCTATTTTATCGCGCAGGACATTCACGAACGCGTGAGTTCGAGCCACTACCGCTACCAAGATTTGGCAACGGAGTTTGAGCGTTCAGACGTGCTGTTCCGCTTTAAATATCTTCTTGAGACACAAGCGCAAGCTTGCCGAGATATTGCTCAAGCTATTCAACTCGGCAACGAATACACTCACACCGATGAGTCGATTCTGGCTTTGGCAGAACTACAAAATTCACTGGCGTATTTGGAAGAGCAGCAACAAGGTCATTGGAAGCGTTTGTTAATGCAGCTGACTTACCTGTTCAACAACCTCGCTACGGTTGAAAAGCAGCTAAACAACATCAATAACCCGGATGCCGAACGCCTAGAAGAAGACACGCTTGCCGATACCAACCCACATACGTTGAAAGCAATGTGGCAGCGCATTTCGGCTAACCTTCATAAAGATTCGATGCTGTTTCGACATGCGCTACGTATGTCAATTGCGCTTACTATTGGGTACGGCATCATTCAGCTGTTTGATATTGACCGCGGTTACTGGATTTTGCTTACAACGCTGTTTGTATGCCAGCCGAACTACAGTGCGACGCGCCAAAAACTTACGGCTCGTGTGATCGGTACTTTAGCGGGGTTGTTGATTGGCGTACCGCTGCTAACGTTCTTCCCTTCTCAAGAAAGTCAGCTGGTGTTTATCGTTGTTTCGGGCGTGATGTTCTTTGCATTTAGGATGAACAACTACGGCTACGCGACCGGATTTATCACCTTGTTAGTCTTGTTCCTGTTCAACCAGTTAGGTGAAGGCTACGCAGTGGTGCTGCCTCGGCTTGCCGATACACTGATTGGCTGCGCGCTAGCCGTCGCGGCTGTGATGTTCATTTTACCTGACTGGCAATCGAGAAGACTGCATAAAGTGATGTCTGATGCGATAGATGCGAATAAACAGTATTTGGATCAGATCATCGGCCAATATCGTATCGGTAAGAAAGACAACCTGAGCTACCGCATTGCTCGTCGTCAGGCTCACAATAATGATGCGACATTGACGTCAGCAATCAGCACAATGCTTGCTGAACCAGGTAAGTATCGCGCAGCCGTCGATGAGAGCTTCCGCTTTCTGACGCTCAACCACGCCATGCTCAGCTACATCTCTGCTTTAGGTGCCCATCGTACTCGCATCGAAGATGAATCCATTCATAAACTGGTTCTGGATGCTCACCGTTGTATCCACCAGCATTTGGATGTGTTGCATCAACAATTACACCAACATTGCGAAGAGTGCGATTTATCCAACATTGACGATGCGGGACTTGAGCAGCGTTTGAACGAATGGCGCGATGAGGATGACAGCTCGGCGCGTATGGTGCTTCAACAACTCCACCTTATTTATCGCATGCTGCCTGAGCTTCACTCGCTGGCGAGCAAATTTGCCGTTCGTGTGAACTAA
- the helD gene encoding DNA helicase IV, producing the protein MQLTATSKAQFFIQNEYYHVEIKENSVLLSSIGSEEHIPFTVWNGKVNVKRGLFWSSLQFFAHEQDGKQQSWLVQGLPWPQCRKFALEAVRQYQEWHNTQCRKLAEYLPKWEEELYQLKHLPAYLSHSQVMAWVEKLNQELAEIKTSLDEAKMRMPNRMGEIEPWLVDTSHTLGERNHEWLENERPNWEVLFNRIESSPLNLSQQYAVLLNDDHNLVLAGAGSGKTSVLTARVAYLLQSHQAQAEELLMLAFGRDAAKEMKERLVDKVGLAAEGVRVNTFHQLGLYILNQVEQQPVEISPLALDDNQRTAWCVDWLKKHWMTPTNFKRWQKHLDKWPIAYLKGDDELGSHSENPKLIAWLDSQLSHLAAVGLTKKQVQEKLVDHQDYTRLNSELALCWPCFSAWQKMLKESNQVDFPTMISRATDYVNKGKFVSPWRFVMVDEYQDISPDRLALIEALCESTEKQPGATLFAVGDDWQAIYQFAGADVDLITGFKERFAHSTVHHLDTTYRFNNQIGDVANAFVQQNPSQLPKTLNSHKQRKQKSVHTAPSNQVEKILDQLNQQAKQTKSVLLLGRNHYHKPDLYDDWLRRFPNLDIRFMTCHASKGREADFVIILAVDEGQFPAKKKQIHIDGALTESKDKFPYAEERRLFYVAITRAKEKVWITHTGAGSAFVQELVSGDYPIVTSR; encoded by the coding sequence ATGCAGCTTACTGCCACCAGCAAAGCACAGTTTTTTATTCAAAATGAGTATTATCATGTCGAAATAAAAGAGAACAGTGTTTTATTAAGCTCAATTGGCAGTGAAGAGCATATTCCTTTCACCGTCTGGAACGGTAAAGTCAACGTGAAACGCGGCCTGTTTTGGAGCTCGCTTCAGTTCTTCGCTCACGAGCAAGATGGCAAGCAACAAAGTTGGTTAGTACAAGGTTTACCTTGGCCTCAATGCCGTAAGTTTGCGTTGGAAGCTGTGCGTCAGTATCAAGAGTGGCACAACACTCAGTGCCGAAAACTGGCGGAGTACCTTCCTAAATGGGAAGAAGAGTTGTACCAGCTCAAACACCTTCCTGCCTATCTTTCTCATTCTCAAGTTATGGCGTGGGTAGAGAAACTCAATCAAGAACTCGCAGAAATCAAGACCAGCCTAGACGAAGCTAAAATGCGCATGCCTAATCGCATGGGTGAAATTGAGCCTTGGCTGGTTGACACCTCTCATACGCTGGGAGAGCGCAATCACGAATGGTTGGAGAACGAACGTCCTAATTGGGAAGTCTTGTTCAACCGCATTGAATCGTCTCCGCTGAACTTGTCGCAACAATACGCAGTGTTGCTCAATGATGATCACAACCTTGTTTTGGCTGGGGCAGGCTCGGGTAAAACCAGCGTATTGACTGCAAGAGTGGCTTACTTACTTCAAAGCCATCAAGCTCAAGCGGAAGAACTTTTGATGCTTGCGTTTGGCCGAGATGCCGCGAAAGAAATGAAAGAGCGTTTGGTTGATAAAGTCGGTTTGGCGGCAGAAGGCGTAAGAGTCAATACCTTTCATCAACTCGGCTTGTACATTCTTAATCAAGTCGAGCAGCAGCCTGTCGAAATCAGCCCTCTTGCATTAGACGATAACCAACGCACGGCTTGGTGTGTCGACTGGTTGAAAAAGCACTGGATGACACCAACAAATTTCAAACGTTGGCAAAAGCATTTAGATAAATGGCCTATTGCTTACCTGAAAGGTGATGATGAGCTGGGTAGCCATTCGGAAAATCCGAAGCTAATTGCTTGGTTGGATTCTCAATTGTCGCATTTAGCTGCTGTTGGTTTAACGAAAAAGCAAGTGCAAGAGAAGTTGGTGGATCACCAAGACTATACCCGCCTCAATAGCGAATTAGCACTGTGTTGGCCGTGCTTTTCTGCATGGCAAAAAATGCTCAAAGAGAGCAATCAAGTCGATTTCCCAACCATGATAAGTCGAGCAACGGATTACGTGAATAAAGGGAAGTTCGTATCGCCTTGGCGTTTTGTTATGGTCGATGAGTATCAAGATATCTCTCCAGATCGTTTGGCGTTGATCGAAGCGTTATGTGAATCAACAGAGAAGCAGCCTGGCGCAACCTTGTTTGCCGTAGGCGATGACTGGCAAGCGATTTACCAGTTTGCGGGCGCAGATGTGGACTTGATTACTGGGTTTAAAGAGCGATTCGCTCACTCTACGGTACATCACCTAGACACGACCTATCGTTTCAATAATCAAATTGGCGATGTGGCGAATGCGTTCGTGCAGCAAAACCCATCACAATTACCGAAGACGCTCAACAGCCACAAACAACGCAAGCAAAAGAGCGTGCACACAGCGCCAAGCAACCAAGTTGAGAAAATCCTCGATCAATTGAATCAACAAGCGAAACAAACTAAGTCTGTATTGCTGCTTGGCCGTAATCATTACCATAAACCCGATTTGTATGATGACTGGTTAAGACGATTCCCGAATCTCGATATTCGTTTTATGACTTGTCATGCGAGTAAAGGTCGAGAAGCCGATTTTGTGATTATTTTGGCTGTGGATGAAGGGCAGTTCCCAGCGAAGAAGAAGCAGATTCACATCGATGGTGCGTTGACCGAGTCCAAAGACAAATTCCCGTATGCCGAAGAGCGCCGACTGTTCTATGTCGCGATTACGCGTGCAAAAGAGAAAGTGTGGATCACGCATACGGGGGCAGGTTCTGCATTTGTGCAAGAACTCGTAAGTGGCGACTACCCAATCGTTACCTCACGCTAA
- a CDS encoding methylglyoxal synthase, translating into MQKTTRTMPAHKHVALVAHDNCKPELLRWVKENKEKLQRHFLYATGTTGHMLSKETGLAIKSMISGPMGGDQQLGALISEGKIDVLVFFWDPLNAVPHDPDVKALLRIASVWNIPVATNRATAKFLFDSPLLEQEVDIEVPDYEAYLAERM; encoded by the coding sequence ATGCAAAAAACGACTCGTACCATGCCTGCGCATAAACACGTGGCATTGGTTGCCCACGACAATTGCAAACCTGAGCTCCTTCGCTGGGTAAAAGAGAATAAAGAAAAGCTGCAACGCCATTTCTTGTACGCTACAGGCACAACTGGCCACATGCTGAGTAAAGAAACTGGCTTAGCAATTAAGAGTATGATCAGCGGCCCGATGGGTGGCGACCAACAACTCGGAGCATTGATTTCGGAAGGTAAAATCGATGTGTTGGTCTTCTTCTGGGATCCACTAAACGCCGTACCTCACGACCCTGATGTGAAAGCCCTACTTCGTATTGCGAGTGTTTGGAACATCCCAGTTGCGACTAACCGTGCAACGGCAAAATTCCTCTTCGACTCTCCTCTTTTAGAACAAGAAGTCGACATCGAAGTGCCAGATTACGAAGCTTACCTTGCAGAACGCATGTAA